The sequence GATCTCGCCGAGCTGACGCTCCTCGAGAACCGGGACGGCCGGCTGCGGCTGCTGATGCTGCACGGACCCGTCGGACACCCCATGACCCTAACGAGCGGGACCGACAGCTGACCACGGGCGCCGGGAGACACGGCCGGTTCGCAACGGTCCCCGGCCGCGCGCCACGTCGGTCCGTGTGCCACGTCGGTCCGTGTGCCACGTCGGTCCGTGTGCCACGTCGGTCCGTGTGCCGCGTCTGCCCGTGTGCCGACCCGGACCCTGTGCCGACCCGGACCCTGTGCCGCGTCGGGACCCTGTGCCGGATCGGGCCGTGCGCCCGCGTCCGCCCGTGTGCCGCGTCGGTCAGACGCGGGCGAACAGCAGGTCGTGGACGACGTGCCCCTTGTCCAGACCCTGCCCCTCGAAGCGGGTCAGTGGCCGGAACGCGGGCCGCGGGGCGTAACCGCCGTCCGCCACGGTGTTCTCGAAGAGGGGGTGCGCGGTGAGGACGTCCAGCATCTGTTCCGCGTACGGCTCCCAGTCCGTCGCGCAGTGGATCACGGCTCCGGGCTTCAGCCGCTGGGCCACCAGGTCCAGGAACTCCGGCTGGATCAGCCGCCGCTTGTGGTGCCGCGCCTTGGGCCAGGGGTCGGGGAAGAACACCCGGAGGCCATCGAGCGCGTCCGGTTTCAGCATCTCGCGCAGCAGGATCACCGCGTCACCGTTGGCCACCCGGATGTTGGTCAGGCCGTTCCGGTCGGCGAGGCCGAGCAGATTGCCCTGGCCGGGGGTGTGCACATCGACGGCGAGAATCCCGGTGCCCGGGTCGTCGGCCGCCATCTGCGCGGTGGCCTCGCCCATGCCGAAGCCGATCTCCAGGACGACGGGCAGCCCGTCGAACATCTCGGCCGGGTCCAGGACGCGGAGCCCGTCGATGTCCAGGCCCCACATGGGCCACAGCCGCTGGAGGGCGTCCTCCTGTCCGGTCGTGACCCTGCTGCGGCGCGGCTGGAAGCTGCGGATCCGGCGTTCGTGGTGCGAGCCCGCCGGGTCGGCGGCGGGACCGCCGGGGAAGCGGGGCTCCTGGCGGAGCCTGCGCTGCCGCTCGAAGGAGGCGGCACGCCGGGCAGCCGCGTCGTCCGCGGCATCGTCCGCACCGGCCACACCGGTGGTACCGGAGGCACCGGCCACATCGGCCGCACCGGTGGTACCAGGGGCACCGGCCGCGTCGTACGCACCAGTGGTACCGGGGGCACCGGGTGCGTCAGGGGCATCAGGAGTGGGGTTCACAGGCTGCTCAGACACAATGACCCGATTCTACGGCGGGCGGCTTCCACCCCGCGCCGCGAGCCCGCATCAGTGCCCGGCGTGCCACCTCCCTGCCGATGGGCAGCGAGGCCGTGGCGGCGGGCGACGGGGCGTTCAGCACGTGCACGGTGTGCGGGGCCTCACGGATCAGGAAGTCGTCCACCAGCGTGCCGTCCCGCAGGACCGCCTGGGCCCTGACCCCGGCGGGCGACGGCCGCAGATCGTCCTCGCTCACCTCGGGCAGCAGCCGCTGGACGGCCAGAGTGAACGCGCGCTTCGACAGCGAACGGTGCACCTCGCCCGCCCCGTACCGCCAGTGCCGTCGGGCTATCCGCCAGGAGCCCGGCCAGCTCAGCGTCTCCATCAGCTCACGGGGGCGCACGACCTGCCAGCCGTACCCCTCCCGGGCGAGGGCCGGTACCGCGTTGGGGCCGACGTGGACGGAGCCGTCGAAGCCCCGCGTCAGATGCACCCCGAGGAACGGGAACGCCGGGTCCGGCACCGGATAGACCAGCCCGCGCACCAACTCCGGCCTGGCCAGCTCGTAGTACTCCCCCCGGAACGGCACGATCCGCACTCCCGGGTCGTCGCCCGCCAGCCGTGCCACCCGGTCGCAGTGCAGCCCCGCGCAGTTGACCAGCACCCGGGCCCGGACGACGAGGCCGTCCGCCGTCCGCACCGCGACACCCCAGGGGCGCCGGTCGATCGCGGTGACCTCCGCCCCGTACCGGATGAGGCCCCCGGCCGTCGTGACCTCCGTCGCGAGCCGTGCGGCGACCGCCGTGAAGTCGCACACCCCGGTCGTCCCGACCCTGATCGCCGCGAGTCCGCGCACATGGGGTTCGTACTCCGCGATCTGCGCCGGGCCCAGCTCCCGCACCGGCAGTCCGTGCTCCCGGCCGCGCTGCACCAGGCCGTGCAGCCGGGGCAGCTCGGACCGCTCGGTCGCGACGATCAGCTTGCCGGTCACCGCGTGCGCGATGCCGTGCTCCGTGCAGAAGTCGACCATCTCGGCGGCGCCGCGCACCGCGTAGCGGGCCTTGAGGGACCCGGGGCGGTAGTAGACGCCGCTGTGGATCACTCCGCTGTTGCGCCCGGTCTGATGGCGGGCGGGGCCCCGCTCCTTCTCCAGCACCGTCACCCGGGTGCCCGGAGCGGACCGCGTGATCGCATACGCGGTCGACAGACCGACGATCCCGCCGCCGATCACCAGCACATCGCAGTCG is a genomic window of Streptomyces sp. NBC_01237 containing:
- the trmB gene encoding tRNA (guanosine(46)-N7)-methyltransferase TrmB, which codes for MSEQPVNPTPDAPDAPGAPGTTGAYDAAGAPGTTGAADVAGASGTTGVAGADDAADDAAARRAASFERQRRLRQEPRFPGGPAADPAGSHHERRIRSFQPRRSRVTTGQEDALQRLWPMWGLDIDGLRVLDPAEMFDGLPVVLEIGFGMGEATAQMAADDPGTGILAVDVHTPGQGNLLGLADRNGLTNIRVANGDAVILLREMLKPDALDGLRVFFPDPWPKARHHKRRLIQPEFLDLVAQRLKPGAVIHCATDWEPYAEQMLDVLTAHPLFENTVADGGYAPRPAFRPLTRFEGQGLDKGHVVHDLLFARV
- the lhgO gene encoding L-2-hydroxyglutarate oxidase, which codes for MMTHAAYDCDVLVIGGGIVGLSTAYAITRSAPGTRVTVLEKERGPARHQTGRNSGVIHSGVYYRPGSLKARYAVRGAAEMVDFCTEHGIAHAVTGKLIVATERSELPRLHGLVQRGREHGLPVRELGPAQIAEYEPHVRGLAAIRVGTTGVCDFTAVAARLATEVTTAGGLIRYGAEVTAIDRRPWGVAVRTADGLVVRARVLVNCAGLHCDRVARLAGDDPGVRIVPFRGEYYELARPELVRGLVYPVPDPAFPFLGVHLTRGFDGSVHVGPNAVPALAREGYGWQVVRPRELMETLSWPGSWRIARRHWRYGAGEVHRSLSKRAFTLAVQRLLPEVSEDDLRPSPAGVRAQAVLRDGTLVDDFLIREAPHTVHVLNAPSPAATASLPIGREVARRALMRARGAGWKPPAVESGHCV